The Mammaliicoccus sciuri genome window below encodes:
- a CDS encoding nucleotidyltransferase family protein, with protein MNKNEIIEKLLASIDILPTMEKNAHDRYESISKYLEEQVLNCNFYPQGSFLLGTVVRPYKDGKDKIYDLDVISMIDKEKFDTTPNQTKNDVGFTLYIVPSVVNDYSVYDNYNEATIDQKSISITERISDGRYEWKQSNPIGFGDWFSQISNRHMSESQIIQQRSRLLYELRGLYASAEEIPTYLYRSSLQRSVQLLKRIRDVYYERKTNQRYKPSTFLLTSLVASAVEHEDNLSVDEIINIFINGYKKGAIPIMHGVNIINPIDSSEVINYGWTRKHHESMIDWLNHIEKYLLNIETRKFEQEVRNELHLPVSSDTNENDVSEIKPWKGE; from the coding sequence TTGAATAAAAACGAAATTATTGAAAAGCTTTTAGCAAGTATTGATATTTTACCAACTATGGAAAAGAACGCTCATGATAGATATGAAAGTATATCGAAATACCTAGAAGAGCAAGTATTGAATTGTAATTTTTATCCTCAAGGTTCATTTTTGTTAGGAACAGTTGTTAGACCTTATAAAGATGGTAAGGATAAAATTTATGATTTAGACGTTATTAGTATGATTGACAAAGAAAAGTTTGATACTACTCCAAACCAAACTAAAAATGATGTAGGTTTCACATTATACATTGTACCATCAGTGGTTAACGACTATTCTGTATACGATAACTATAATGAAGCAACAATAGATCAGAAGTCTATTTCTATCACTGAAAGAATTTCAGATGGTAGATATGAATGGAAGCAAAGTAATCCAATAGGTTTTGGCGATTGGTTTAGTCAAATTAGTAATAGACATATGAGTGAGTCACAGATAATCCAACAGAGAAGTAGATTACTATATGAGTTGAGAGGTTTGTATGCTTCAGCAGAGGAAATACCAACTTACCTTTATCGTTCTAGCCTACAGAGATCAGTTCAGCTATTAAAAAGAATTCGTGATGTTTATTATGAGCGTAAAACTAATCAACGTTATAAACCTTCTACGTTTTTATTAACATCATTAGTTGCTAGTGCTGTTGAACATGAAGATAACTTGAGTGTGGATGAGATAATTAATATCTTTATTAATGGATATAAGAAAGGTGCAATCCCAATTATGCATGGGGTTAATATAATAAATCCGATTGATAGTTCTGAAGTGATAAATTATGGTTGGACTCGCAAACACCATGAATCAATGATTGATTGGTTAAATCATATTGAAAAATATTTATTAAATATTGAAACTAGAAAATTTGAACAAGAAGTTCGTAATGAGCTACATCTCCCTGTAAGTTCAGATACTAATGAAAATGATGTTAGTGAAATTAAACCATGGAAGGGAGAATAA
- the dcm gene encoding DNA (cytosine-5-)-methyltransferase produces the protein MKKIKVAEMFAGVGGFRLGLENTNNRLFEISWANQWEPSTKVQHAFDCYTSHFTSGIHSNVDITKVTDKEMTDTNVDMIVGGFPCQDYSVARSLNGELGIAGKKGVLFWEIVRFIQNTFPKYILLENVDRLLKSPSSQRGRDFGVMLSTLNELGYDVEWRVINAAEYGYAQRRRRVFIFAYRRNMLYANSLSQQTEKSIVLKSGLFANCFKVENELNKNREDTISLSDNIVDVSEHFKFQFWNSGIMRNGRIYTADTKAVAEKPTTLADIIEKEYDSKYILTDERLKKFQFLRGGKKIERTTSDGHKYYYSEGGMSPTDSLDLPGRTMLTSEGTVNRSTHIIEIDNKVRLITPVEAERLNGFPDNWTNTMPERARYFTMGNALVVPLITRIGNYIEKIDLQYSETETQIELF, from the coding sequence ATGAAGAAAATTAAAGTAGCTGAAATGTTTGCGGGAGTTGGCGGATTCAGATTAGGCTTAGAGAATACTAATAATAGATTATTTGAAATTTCATGGGCAAATCAATGGGAACCCTCTACTAAAGTACAACATGCCTTTGACTGTTATACCTCTCATTTCACCTCTGGTATACATAGTAATGTTGATATAACAAAAGTTACAGATAAAGAAATGACTGATACGAATGTGGATATGATTGTCGGTGGTTTTCCTTGTCAAGATTATTCAGTTGCGAGATCCCTTAATGGAGAATTAGGTATTGCTGGAAAAAAAGGTGTGCTATTTTGGGAAATTGTAAGATTCATTCAAAATACTTTTCCAAAATATATATTACTTGAAAATGTAGACAGATTGTTAAAATCTCCTTCTTCTCAAAGAGGTAGAGATTTCGGTGTTATGTTGTCCACTTTAAATGAGTTAGGGTATGATGTTGAATGGCGAGTTATTAACGCAGCAGAGTATGGATATGCTCAGCGAAGAAGACGTGTCTTCATTTTTGCCTATAGAAGAAACATGTTATATGCTAATTCATTAAGTCAACAGACTGAAAAAAGCATAGTATTAAAAAGCGGTTTATTCGCTAATTGCTTTAAAGTTGAAAATGAGCTTAATAAAAATAGAGAAGACACAATTTCACTTTCTGATAACATAGTGGATGTTTCAGAACATTTTAAATTTCAATTTTGGAATTCTGGAATTATGAGAAATGGAAGAATTTACACAGCCGATACTAAAGCAGTAGCAGAAAAACCGACTACATTGGCCGATATTATTGAAAAAGAATATGATAGTAAATATATTTTAACAGATGAAAGACTCAAAAAGTTTCAATTCTTACGTGGAGGTAAAAAAATAGAAAGAACCACTTCAGATGGACATAAATATTATTATTCCGAAGGTGGTATGAGCCCAACAGATTCTTTAGATTTACCTGGAAGAACTATGCTAACAAGTGAAGGAACTGTCAACAGAAGCACTCATATTATTGAAATCGATAATAAAGTAAGATTAATAACCCCTGTCGAAGCTGAAAGGTTAAACGGTTTTCCTGACAATTGGACTAATACAATGCCTGAAAGAGCAAGATATTTTACTATGGGAAATGCTTTAGTAGTCCCTTTAATAACTAGAATAGGTAACTATATCGAAAAAATAGATTTACAGTATTCTGAAACGGAAACGCAAATAGAATTGTTTTAA